A part of Myxococcales bacterium genomic DNA contains:
- a CDS encoding ABC transporter ATP-binding protein, translating to MIEIKEIYKSFGSQQVLKGLSLSIPEGKVTVIIGSSGSGKTVLLRHIIGLLRPDRGTVTVDGCDLGSLSSDKLNEFRRRFGMLFQNAALFDSMSVYDNIAFPIVERYRGGRLPDVDSIVKDKLRLVGLPGIEHKMPSELSGGMRKRVGLARAIALEPSIILYDEPTTGLDPIMTLAIDNLIFSMQQELRVTSVVISHDIDSAFRIADQIAMIHDGRIIESGTPDEMRRSKNPAVVEFLSVGTRRAG from the coding sequence ATGATTGAGATAAAGGAAATATACAAATCCTTCGGATCACAGCAGGTCCTTAAAGGGCTGTCGCTATCCATCCCTGAGGGGAAGGTTACCGTGATCATCGGCTCTTCCGGTTCAGGCAAAACGGTCTTGCTTCGCCACATAATAGGGCTTCTTAGGCCTGATCGCGGAACGGTGACGGTTGATGGATGCGATCTCGGATCTCTCAGCAGCGATAAACTGAACGAATTCAGGCGAAGGTTCGGAATGCTTTTTCAGAACGCTGCGCTCTTTGATTCCATGAGCGTCTACGACAATATCGCCTTTCCCATAGTAGAGAGGTACAGGGGAGGAAGACTTCCCGATGTCGATTCTATCGTTAAAGATAAACTTCGCTTGGTCGGTTTGCCAGGGATAGAGCACAAGATGCCGTCCGAGCTTTCAGGCGGGATGAGGAAAAGGGTGGGTCTTGCCAGGGCTATAGCTCTGGAACCATCGATAATTCTGTACGACGAGCCTACGACGGGGCTGGATCCGATTATGACGCTTGCTATTGACAACCTGATTTTCTCCATGCAACAAGAACTTCGCGTGACTTCGGTCGTTATAAGTCATGATATTGATTCGGCATTTCGCATAGCCGATCAGATAGCGATGATACACGATGGAAGGATAATCGAATCGGGAACGCCCGATGAGATGAGGCGTTCCAAGAACCCGGCGGTTGTGGAATTTCTCAGTGTAGGAACTAGGCGTGCAGGCTAG
- a CDS encoding DUF721 domain-containing protein, with amino-acid sequence MKRKRSQPSSIASIIGKNARKMNIERRMDIYRLTKAWPEIVGPAICAHTSPERLLGKTLLVRVDGSSWMNELVYFKKEITKKIGARIPELKIQDLKFEIGEIRRMSSEKNSEENASRERNLTEEELDFIKIAADEISDPETKSIAESAMKRSFKRMR; translated from the coding sequence ATGAAGCGAAAGAGATCACAACCCAGCAGCATCGCTTCCATAATCGGCAAAAACGCCAGGAAGATGAATATCGAAAGGCGAATGGACATTTACAGGCTCACCAAGGCGTGGCCTGAAATAGTCGGTCCAGCGATCTGCGCCCATACATCTCCCGAAAGACTCCTCGGTAAAACACTCCTGGTTCGCGTCGATGGATCCTCATGGATGAACGAGCTCGTGTATTTTAAAAAAGAAATCACAAAAAAAATCGGGGCGCGCATCCCCGAACTAAAAATACAGGATCTAAAATTTGAGATCGGCGAGATCAGGAGAATGTCGTCCGAGAAAAATTCGGAGGAGAATGCCTCAAGGGAAAGAAATCTCACGGAGGAGGAACTCGACTTTATCAAAATCGCAGCCGATGAGATATCAGATCCAGAAACAAAGAGCATCGCCGAATCGGCCATGAAGCGAAGCTTTAAGAGGATGCGCTAG
- a CDS encoding methyltransferase, with translation MDSLALAKFVELRDGERVVEFGAGVGVISILLAARSKPLSFSCVEIQKSLFDIMKGNVSANGLDKIISCVCGDFREFALKNRERFDHLIANPPFHRAFSGRLSPDPQRAAARHELNGTIEDLVASARIVLSGGGKFSIVFINSRRGELDRIAAKYGFELNRDDDSLDGIFMAQYSKRIG, from the coding sequence ATGGACTCCCTTGCTCTCGCTAAATTCGTAGAACTTCGTGATGGGGAAAGGGTAGTGGAATTTGGCGCCGGGGTGGGTGTAATTTCTATTTTATTGGCGGCGAGGAGCAAGCCATTATCTTTTTCGTGTGTCGAAATACAGAAATCGCTTTTTGATATCATGAAGGGGAATGTTTCAGCTAATGGCCTCGATAAAATCATTTCGTGCGTGTGCGGGGACTTTAGAGAATTTGCCCTTAAAAATAGGGAAAGATTTGACCACCTCATCGCAAACCCTCCGTTCCACAGGGCTTTTAGCGGGCGGCTTTCCCCTGATCCTCAGAGGGCCGCTGCGAGGCATGAGCTGAATGGAACTATCGAGGATCTGGTGGCTTCGGCTAGAATTGTCCTTTCAGGGGGCGGAAAATTTTCGATCGTATTTATCAACTCCCGGAGGGGTGAATTGGATCGCATAGCTGCAAAATATGGTTTTGAATTGAATCGCGATGACGACTCTTTGGATGGCATCTTCATGGCGCAGTATTCGAAACGAATCGGCTAG
- the purH gene encoding bifunctional phosphoribosylaminoimidazolecarboxamide formyltransferase/IMP cyclohydrolase, whose amino-acid sequence MAKIKRALMSVYDKTGIVEFARSLSKMGVEILSTGGTYSVLSKEGIPVKEVSDYTGSPEILDGRLKTLHPKIHGGVLAIRENNKHSMELEANGIGYIDMMVVNLYPFEATIAKPGCKFEEAIENIDIGGPTMIRAAAKNHQDVAVVTDPADYAAIVSEMDSGDGELSRERLFALAKKAFTTTASYDSAIINYLTAWNDAKQRTEIPTSIGMTYDLVSGLRYGENPHQNAAFYKRRGLVHPFSIADAKQLQGKELSYNNIMDADAVLGMLLEFRYAPFAAVVVKHANPCGAAISESSVSDALAKAIACDPTSSFGGIIGLTKSVDETAAKIIAESFFEVVVAPSFDESSKVILSKKKKLCLLALPSLAESSPEPKGWHLRDVRGGMLVQERDVSDEIVSAAKVVTKRPPTADEVAALEFAWRICKHVKSNAIVFAGKDRTIGIGAGQMSRVDSSKIAVMKAMSPLAGSVIASDAFFPFRDGVDTAAAAGARAIVQPGGSIRDEEVIAAADEHDMAMLFTGVRHFRH is encoded by the coding sequence GTGGCCAAGATAAAAAGAGCGTTGATGAGCGTGTATGACAAAACTGGCATAGTTGAATTTGCCAGATCTCTATCGAAGATGGGCGTCGAGATCCTCTCGACGGGCGGCACCTACTCCGTACTCAGCAAGGAAGGGATACCTGTCAAAGAAGTTTCCGATTACACAGGATCCCCCGAGATTCTGGACGGCAGGCTGAAAACTCTTCATCCGAAGATTCATGGAGGAGTTCTCGCTATAAGGGAAAACAACAAACATTCCATGGAGCTTGAGGCCAACGGCATCGGATACATCGATATGATGGTGGTAAACCTCTATCCTTTCGAGGCGACCATCGCCAAACCGGGATGCAAGTTCGAAGAGGCGATAGAGAATATAGATATAGGTGGTCCCACCATGATAAGGGCGGCAGCCAAAAATCATCAGGATGTGGCTGTCGTCACCGACCCCGCGGATTACGCAGCAATAGTTTCGGAGATGGATTCCGGCGACGGCGAACTTTCCCGGGAGAGACTCTTTGCGCTCGCAAAAAAGGCATTCACAACGACGGCGTCATACGACTCTGCGATCATAAACTACCTCACCGCTTGGAACGATGCCAAACAGCGCACGGAGATTCCAACCAGTATAGGCATGACCTATGATCTGGTCTCCGGCCTGCGATACGGCGAGAATCCGCATCAGAACGCGGCTTTTTACAAAAGGCGCGGGCTGGTCCACCCTTTCTCTATCGCAGATGCAAAGCAGCTTCAGGGGAAGGAGCTTTCATACAATAATATAATGGATGCCGATGCGGTTCTGGGGATGCTTCTGGAATTTAGGTATGCGCCATTTGCGGCGGTGGTTGTCAAACACGCCAATCCATGCGGTGCTGCGATTTCAGAGAGTTCCGTCTCCGATGCCCTGGCTAAAGCTATCGCCTGCGATCCCACTTCTTCATTCGGTGGAATAATAGGTCTGACCAAGTCTGTCGATGAAACCGCGGCGAAGATTATCGCTGAAAGTTTTTTTGAGGTCGTCGTGGCTCCTTCGTTCGATGAGAGCTCCAAAGTAATTCTTTCAAAGAAGAAAAAGCTTTGTTTGCTGGCCCTTCCGTCACTTGCGGAAAGCTCTCCAGAACCGAAAGGGTGGCATTTGCGCGATGTTCGCGGAGGGATGCTGGTCCAGGAGAGGGATGTTTCGGATGAGATAGTGTCAGCCGCTAAGGTGGTGACCAAACGGCCTCCGACCGCCGATGAAGTGGCCGCCCTTGAGTTCGCCTGGAGAATTTGCAAGCACGTAAAATCCAACGCGATAGTCTTTGCAGGGAAAGATAGAACGATAGGCATAGGCGCCGGACAGATGAGTCGCGTAGATTCGTCAAAGATTGCCGTGATGAAGGCGATGAGTCCGCTTGCAGGTTCGGTTATCGCTTCCGACGCATTTTTCCCATTCAGGGACGGAGTGGATACTGCCGCTGCCGCGGGAGCGCGTGCGATAGTGCAGCCCGGCGGTTCGATACGCGACGAGGAAGTTATCGCTGCCGCGGACGAACATGACATGGCGATGCTCTTTACAGGGGTTAGGCATTTTAGGCACTGA
- a CDS encoding threonylcarbamoyl-AMP synthase — MTEIISIDSRHPDRNEISRAVEFLKSGQVIAYPTETIYGLGADALSRKAVKRIYDLKSRDYGLPISILVADLKMLRTVVAFVPDRTLPLMRKYWPGPLTILFPVSDIIPKGFVTNTGKIGIRVSSHPVAAALVESFGGPITTTSANLSGFPPSLSVKHVRKYFGEKLPCIVDGGECEPSRGSTVVDIADESMRIIREGAISADEVIRCFQN; from the coding sequence ATGACCGAGATAATAAGCATAGATTCGAGACATCCCGATCGAAATGAGATTTCAAGGGCTGTCGAGTTTTTGAAGTCGGGCCAGGTTATAGCCTATCCGACTGAGACGATATACGGGCTCGGGGCTGACGCGCTTAGCAGGAAAGCGGTCAAAAGGATCTACGACCTCAAGTCGCGCGACTACGGTTTGCCGATTTCGATTCTGGTCGCAGATCTCAAGATGTTGCGGACGGTAGTGGCTTTCGTCCCCGACCGGACTTTGCCTCTCATGCGAAAATACTGGCCGGGTCCGCTTACTATCCTGTTTCCCGTTTCCGACATAATCCCGAAGGGATTTGTCACAAACACAGGGAAGATCGGCATAAGGGTTTCGTCACATCCGGTAGCGGCCGCGCTGGTGGAATCCTTTGGCGGGCCGATTACAACGACAAGCGCCAACCTGTCGGGGTTTCCTCCATCTCTTTCCGTAAAGCACGTGCGAAAATACTTCGGCGAAAAGCTGCCATGCATAGTCGACGGCGGCGAATGCGAGCCATCTCGTGGATCGACAGTAGTTGATATTGCAGATGAGTCCATGAGGATTATACGTGAAGGCGCAATTTCAGCGGACGAAGTGATAAGATGTTTCCAAAACTAA
- a CDS encoding MCE family protein produces the protein MVRNLSLEVKVGIFAVAVILVLAWATIRVSEKTSVSGYGGYDLTAVFDNATGLKVKAPVELAGVKVGVVRNVELLDSRRAKVLLLMDKAVRLPADSQAVLRTRGFLGDTYVEIIPGSQGAPLLSKDSQIEFTGRTGDINSLVGQFSSIATDVKQMTSSLKTMIGDNQDYPINRIVSNLEEFTRSIRDITIQNQQNIDRVAMNLAEMTDQLREIVAKGRVDVEESMENIASITRKIDAGEGTIGKLVNDDETVNKLNKAVDNLNETLGGFRSLEMEIGYKAEYLTQSRDFKSYVDLALRPSPDKALLLGLVADPDPRPRYSETTTTISTGGRSTTVTTHNATIDRDKIRFSAQLAKSFYDFRIRGGLIESSGGFGIDYFQGPIQLSFSAYDFSTQFGEKPHLKASADLNITPNIYVSGGADDIIRTNGPRPEWFLGAGFKFVDDDFKKYLGASSLVK, from the coding sequence ATGGTGAGGAATCTCTCGTTGGAAGTTAAGGTTGGAATATTCGCTGTCGCGGTCATCCTCGTGCTCGCATGGGCTACTATCCGCGTAAGCGAGAAAACCTCTGTCAGCGGTTACGGTGGCTACGATCTCACCGCTGTGTTCGACAATGCGACCGGCCTCAAAGTGAAGGCTCCGGTTGAGCTGGCCGGGGTGAAGGTCGGTGTGGTGCGCAACGTCGAGCTTCTAGATTCCAGGCGAGCAAAGGTGCTGCTCCTGATGGACAAGGCGGTCAGGCTCCCGGCCGATTCGCAGGCAGTTCTCAGGACCAGGGGCTTTCTAGGCGACACATACGTTGAAATAATTCCTGGCTCGCAGGGGGCGCCCCTTCTTTCCAAGGATTCCCAAATAGAATTTACCGGGCGGACCGGGGATATAAACTCATTGGTCGGCCAGTTCTCTTCCATCGCGACAGATGTCAAACAGATGACCTCCTCGCTCAAGACGATGATCGGTGACAATCAGGACTATCCTATCAACAGGATAGTCTCCAATCTGGAGGAGTTCACCAGGTCGATTCGCGACATAACGATTCAGAATCAGCAGAATATCGATAGGGTTGCGATGAATCTTGCGGAGATGACCGACCAGCTTCGTGAAATAGTCGCAAAGGGAAGGGTAGATGTTGAGGAGTCGATGGAAAATATCGCCTCCATCACTCGAAAGATAGACGCAGGTGAGGGGACGATCGGAAAACTCGTGAACGATGATGAAACGGTCAACAAGCTCAACAAGGCTGTCGACAACCTGAATGAAACGCTTGGAGGATTCAGATCGCTCGAGATGGAGATCGGTTACAAGGCGGAATATCTCACTCAGAGCAGGGACTTTAAGAGCTACGTCGATCTCGCACTCAGGCCTTCGCCTGACAAGGCGCTGCTTCTCGGCTTAGTCGCCGATCCGGACCCGCGTCCGAGATACTCTGAAACGACGACCACTATAAGCACCGGCGGGAGGTCGACTACCGTAACCACACATAATGCGACGATCGACCGCGATAAAATCAGGTTTTCCGCGCAGCTCGCCAAGAGCTTCTATGACTTCAGGATCAGGGGAGGGCTTATCGAATCCAGCGGAGGCTTCGGCATAGATTATTTTCAGGGGCCGATTCAGCTTTCATTTTCCGCGTACGATTTTTCAACACAATTTGGCGAGAAACCTCATCTAAAAGCCAGCGCAGATCTGAATATTACGCCCAACATATATGTTTCAGGCGGTGCAGATGATATCATAAGAACGAACGGGCCGAGACCCGAATGGTTTCTCGGCGCTGGTTTCAAATTCGTGGATGACGATTTCAAGAAGTATCTCGGTGCCAGCAGCCTTGTGAAGTGA
- the alr gene encoding alanine racemase — protein sequence MIQRNEIPTFRPTWATVDLDALRYNFGLLRRSLPSGTEIMVMIKADAYGHGALPVAKVLENDGARAFGVATVEEGLELRKNGIKKQILVMGGLLGAGAPASKVMVECDLTPVIHSHGVIAPLEDNAKEFGKKIPVHLKIDTGMSRLGVRPESLDSVLSRLASSQNLYLEGVMTHFMDADDGPLSREQFDIFLQCKQRIEASVGRVKIWHMANSQGITNSRGVEIPGADEVWVRPGLTLFGGMDDASFSSDRLLPVMGLASRVVLLKHVPEGARVSYSGIFVTQRKTRLAIVPIGYADGYPWALTGKASVLIRGVRAPVVGRVTMDMTIVDVTDIEGVEIHDEVVLMGSQGSDCISMNDLARWAETIPYEILCGISKRMPRVYSGENPCKEL from the coding sequence ATGATTCAGAGAAATGAAATTCCCACGTTCAGACCTACATGGGCAACTGTGGATCTTGATGCCCTCAGGTACAATTTTGGACTGCTCCGACGATCGCTTCCGTCCGGAACCGAAATAATGGTGATGATCAAGGCCGATGCGTATGGTCACGGTGCCTTGCCTGTGGCTAAGGTGCTAGAAAATGACGGGGCCAGGGCCTTTGGTGTGGCGACGGTGGAAGAGGGGCTCGAGCTTCGAAAAAACGGAATTAAAAAACAAATTTTGGTGATGGGCGGACTTTTAGGAGCTGGGGCGCCAGCTTCGAAGGTGATGGTCGAGTGCGATCTTACTCCGGTCATACACTCGCACGGGGTTATAGCTCCGCTCGAAGATAACGCCAAGGAATTCGGGAAAAAAATCCCCGTTCATCTAAAGATCGATACCGGAATGAGCAGGCTAGGGGTCCGGCCGGAGTCGCTTGATTCCGTCCTTTCAAGGCTGGCCTCTTCGCAGAACCTCTATCTTGAGGGTGTCATGACCCATTTCATGGATGCCGACGATGGCCCATTGTCGCGCGAGCAGTTTGATATATTCCTTCAATGCAAGCAGCGAATAGAGGCGAGCGTTGGCAGGGTTAAAATATGGCACATGGCCAACAGCCAGGGAATAACGAATTCAAGGGGGGTGGAGATTCCCGGTGCCGACGAGGTGTGGGTGCGTCCCGGCCTTACCCTTTTTGGAGGCATGGATGATGCCAGTTTCTCCAGCGATCGGCTGCTTCCCGTGATGGGGCTTGCGAGTCGAGTAGTGCTCCTCAAGCATGTTCCTGAAGGGGCGCGCGTCAGTTATTCCGGAATATTCGTCACTCAGAGGAAAACCCGCCTGGCGATAGTGCCCATAGGTTATGCCGATGGCTATCCGTGGGCGCTCACCGGAAAGGCGAGCGTGCTCATTCGCGGGGTTCGTGCGCCGGTGGTCGGGAGGGTTACCATGGATATGACAATAGTCGATGTTACGGATATCGAAGGGGTTGAAATTCATGACGAGGTGGTTTTGATGGGCAGTCAAGGCAGCGACTGCATATCGATGAATGATTTGGCCAGGTGGGCCGAAACTATTCCGTACGAGATCCTTTGTGGAATATCCAAGCGTATGCCGCGCGTTTATTCAGGTGAGAATCCATGCAAAGAATTATAG
- a CDS encoding CoA transferase subunit A, whose amino-acid sequence MSKIITAKEAAAMVNEGDKILFGTFLCAGAAQDLIDALVETGTKNLQIVAISTDWDEKGIGKLFNSGQVKRAQISWNGGNKAAQSQYASKELGIEFNPQGSLLERVRAGGAGLGGFLTPTGIGTVIEEQRETLEVDGKKFILEKPIRGNFAFVKAAKADKLGNLTYSKTSRNANPVMATAADVVIAEVDDIVEVGAIDPEDVVTPGLFVDYIVKSKKRTREERIEMMKRPQ is encoded by the coding sequence ATGTCCAAAATAATCACGGCAAAAGAAGCTGCGGCGATGGTCAATGAAGGGGACAAGATACTTTTTGGCACCTTCCTGTGCGCCGGAGCGGCGCAGGATCTCATCGACGCATTGGTGGAAACTGGCACAAAAAATTTACAGATCGTCGCCATATCCACAGACTGGGACGAAAAAGGCATCGGCAAACTCTTCAACAGCGGCCAGGTAAAGCGCGCACAGATTTCCTGGAATGGCGGTAACAAGGCGGCGCAATCGCAATACGCCTCAAAAGAACTCGGCATAGAATTCAACCCTCAGGGCTCACTGCTAGAACGCGTCCGGGCCGGCGGCGCCGGTCTAGGCGGCTTTCTCACTCCAACCGGAATTGGTACGGTAATAGAAGAACAGAGGGAAACTCTCGAAGTCGATGGGAAAAAATTCATCCTTGAAAAACCTATCCGCGGAAATTTTGCGTTCGTGAAGGCGGCAAAGGCGGACAAACTCGGCAACCTCACCTACAGCAAGACATCTAGAAACGCGAATCCGGTCATGGCAACGGCAGCCGATGTCGTCATAGCGGAGGTAGATGATATCGTGGAAGTCGGCGCAATCGACCCGGAGGATGTCGTTACTCCCGGCCTTTTTGTCGACTACATAGTTAAAAGCAAAAAACGCACGCGCGAGGAACGCATCGAGATGATGAAGAGACCTCAATAA
- a CDS encoding 3-oxoacid CoA-transferase subunit B, giving the protein MLTKEQEMALIAGRIAQEMKDGYTVNLGIGYPTAIPNHLPKGVHVMIHSENGIIGMGPRPKVSGEDPDMINAGGSSITAMKGASYVDSATSFAIIRGGHLSMTVLGALQVDQEGSIANWMIPGKFTPGMGGAMDLAVGAKQVVAALKHVDKDRKSKVVKKCDLPLTGYKSLTLIVTDMAFMRVTEKGLVLEEVAYWTNVDEVVKNTEAELILPEKIGVFHLPE; this is encoded by the coding sequence ATGCTGACAAAAGAACAGGAAATGGCGCTGATCGCCGGAAGGATCGCACAAGAGATGAAGGATGGTTACACCGTGAATCTCGGCATCGGCTATCCTACCGCAATACCAAATCATCTTCCAAAAGGCGTGCACGTGATGATCCACAGCGAAAACGGAATCATAGGAATGGGGCCGCGCCCAAAAGTCAGCGGGGAAGATCCGGACATGATAAACGCAGGAGGGTCATCCATCACCGCGATGAAAGGTGCAAGCTACGTCGATTCCGCCACGAGTTTCGCTATCATCAGGGGCGGCCATCTTAGCATGACCGTCCTCGGAGCGCTTCAGGTCGATCAGGAGGGAAGCATCGCCAACTGGATGATCCCCGGCAAATTCACCCCTGGCATGGGTGGCGCGATGGATCTCGCTGTCGGTGCCAAGCAGGTGGTGGCAGCGCTAAAGCATGTGGATAAGGATAGAAAATCCAAGGTCGTGAAAAAATGCGACCTTCCTCTTACGGGATACAAAAGCCTCACTCTCATCGTAACCGATATGGCATTCATGCGCGTGACCGAGAAGGGGCTCGTTCTCGAAGAGGTCGCCTACTGGACGAATGTGGATGAGGTAGTCAAAAATACCGAGGCAGAGCTCATCCTGCCTGAAAAGATTGGCGTATTTCATCTTCCGGAATGA
- a CDS encoding ABC transporter permease → MCAGLGDWCRFVWDSLQWSVRKPFRADQVLKQMEFVGVKSIWIIALTSFFTGAVFALQTGKVYALFNMESMVGATVAMSLAREIAPVFTAIMITARACSSMAAELGTMRVTEQIDALETMAVSPLQYLVVPRIIACSVMVPMLTMVYNYIGVVGSYIVSIYLLGIDAGPFFGRMYYYVDADDIYGGLIKAAIFGFLIAAISCYMGFNTRGGAKGVGRATTRAVVFSAVTVLVTDYFLTTWIIEYISK, encoded by the coding sequence ATGTGCGCAGGCCTTGGCGACTGGTGCCGTTTTGTGTGGGACTCCCTTCAGTGGTCTGTTCGGAAGCCATTTAGAGCCGATCAGGTTTTGAAACAAATGGAGTTCGTCGGCGTCAAATCCATTTGGATCATAGCTCTCACCTCATTTTTTACGGGGGCGGTTTTTGCCCTTCAGACCGGCAAAGTGTATGCTCTTTTCAACATGGAGAGCATGGTGGGTGCGACGGTTGCGATGTCGCTCGCAAGGGAGATAGCTCCTGTCTTTACAGCCATAATGATAACTGCTCGAGCCTGTTCGTCCATGGCGGCTGAGCTCGGAACGATGCGCGTCACCGAGCAAATCGATGCCCTCGAGACGATGGCTGTCAGCCCGCTTCAGTACCTGGTCGTTCCCAGGATAATAGCGTGTTCGGTCATGGTTCCCATGTTGACGATGGTCTACAATTACATAGGCGTGGTAGGCTCTTACATCGTGAGTATATATCTGCTCGGGATAGACGCGGGGCCTTTTTTTGGAAGGATGTATTATTACGTCGATGCCGACGACATATACGGGGGGCTCATAAAAGCGGCGATATTCGGGTTTTTGATCGCCGCCATCAGCTGTTATATGGGGTTTAATACGAGGGGTGGCGCTAAAGGCGTTGGGCGAGCGACCACTCGTGCGGTCGTCTTTTCGGCCGTTACCGTCCTTGTGACAGATTATTTCCTGACTACGTGGATAATAGAATATATTTCGAAATAG